TTTGGTTATCAAAATAGCAGGAGCTTAGAGCAATCAAATGAACAGGTGTAACATTTCTATTGAGCTATATAATGATTAGTAAAAATTGTTTACTGACCTATCAGTAGGCAAGAATTATCCGTTCGGTTACCAGGATAACAAGAATTTGGGTGTGAGTTTTAAAGACAGGTGCTGGACAATTATTGGGCCACCTAATTCAGTAAAAATTGGGTACTGACACCTTACCCCAGTATTATCATGTTGACCGtttgtttacttttttttttctctcttaaaaTACTGTGCTGAGTTTGTTGACCACCACTTCTCTTTCGATCTTTATCTTTCTGCCCCACTTGTTTGTTTACCCATcccatcccttttttttttcttctcttctgaCCCCACCTTTTTCTGTGGTTTATTAACCCATTTCTctctgttttttattattttattattttttattcttgtatgtatttttattttatcttttaagACTCCCACCGTATTTATCTTAAACTCTcacattatttataaatattgtattactttataaaaacaatgtaaatattgtttaatgcttaTTTTATGATAATTTAAATCCATCTAGGCTCCTAACTAGATCTTGCCTAGACACCTAGCTACTAGGTTTCAGTCCACTGTTTGATTAGCGCCTAACATTTTTTAGGATCTAATCCTATCCAATTTAAGCTTCTTACAatggctttgatattatttcttATAACTACTTTGGTGGAGAGATTATTTTTCAGTATGAATATTGATTCAAAACTTTGCACTATCTAATATGAAAACAATCGCTTCGATTGAACCATACACTTAGGCTATCTCTCCACGTTGCTGCATCTAATGCGCGAAGCCCACCTTTGTCTAGTCTGCACGTTCAGGTGCTGCAAGCTGAGGCCCTCGGCCCAATTCCTTCCCTCATCCATCCGGGGCGGGGGAATAGCAGACCCAAATTCCCACCCCCAAACCTAAGGTCCCATTTTTTCACCCCCAAGATACAGTCCTCGGAgatgtattttttgtttttttcaaccCCTCCGAGAcagaggcagattctctgccttCCCAATCTGTCCTCTCATTTCCCCTCCCATTTCCCATACTCTTCTATTTTGTATAATCAAAATTAAGCCACTTCAATATTTTGGCAGGAATCTGCCTCCCTCGGAGACAGCCTTACGTATGGTTACTGTTTGATAATCGTTGCTCAGTCGGCCCGATCTGAAGAAGATGATGCGGTGGGCAACAACTGCTGCTTGTTACGGCAGCCGCAGACTCAGAGCCAGAGGTATGCCGCCTTCTCTTCACTCTTCTGTTGTTGTTTTCGTAAACAATTACTTGGGTTTGTTTCATTCTCGAGCTTCTAAATCAACCAAATCCAGAAGCACCCAACCACCCCAGTTTGCGAAAGTCACTAATCTTGAGAATGCCCTCAGTGTGTTCGACGAAATGCTTCAAAGGCGTCATCTGCCTTCCTTTGTCCGCTTCACTCAACTATTGGGTCAAGTTGCGAGATTGAAACATTATTCCACGGTCATCTCGTTGAATAACCAAATGGGTGTGTCAGGAATTCGTCCTAGTGTTTATACTCTGAACATTATCATCAATTGCTACTGTCATCTTAACCAAATGGGGTTTGGTTTGTCTGTCTTGGGAAAATTCTTCAAATTGGGTTTTGAACCCGATGTCAAGACCTTAAACACTCTAATCAATGGCTTTCTTCTTGAGGATAGAGAGGCTGATGTTGTTGGGATTCTGAATAAAATGATGGAGAGTGGTAACTGAAAGCCCACTGTGATTACTTTTGGCATACTAGTAAAGGGACTTTGCATGAAAGGTAACTACATTGGAGCTATCCAATTGCTTAAGAAGATGGAAGAAGGGGGTTGCAAGCTTGACGTAGTTATTTATAGCACGATCATTCACAGTCTTTGCAAGGATACTTTAATTGTTGATGCATTGAACCTCTTCTCCGAAATGACAAGTAAAGGAATTGCTCCAGATGTCATTACTTATAATTGTTTGATTCATGGAGTTTGCAAATTAGGGGAGTGGAAAGAATCTATAAGATTGTTGAATGAAATGGTGAGTAAAGGTATCTTTCCAAATGTGCGCACCTTCAATGTTTTGATTGATACAGTTTGTAAAGAGGGAATGATCCAAAAAGCAAGGAGTGTGGTCGAAATGATGATTCAAAGAATATTGAACCTGATACAGTTACTTACCGTACACTTATGGACGGTTACTGTTTGCTCGGAGAAATGGGTCAGGCGAAAAAAGTTTTTGAACTAATGCTTAGCAAAGGATCCATGATTGATGTTCGTAGCTATAACATATTGATAAATGGTTATTGTAAGcataaaatgattgatgatgccCGAATGTTTTTTCTGGAAATGTCTTGTAGGGGAGTGGTTCCAAATACAATTACTTATAACACTCTTATGGATGGGttttgcaagatggggagaacaCAAGATGCAGAGACTTTGTTCTCTCAAATGCAAGCTTGTGGCCAACTTCCAAATGTTCGAACTTATAATATTTTACTCGATGGCCTGTTTGAAAACCAACAATTTCCCAAAGCAGTGCAATTGCTAAGCGAGATGGAGGGAAAGAAGTTGAACATTGATATCATAACGTATGGTATTCTCATTGAAGGTTTGTGCAAAGATGGAAAAGTTGAGTATGCATGGGAAGTCTTTCGCAGTTCATCATCAAAAGGATTTCAGCATAATGCTAGGACATATACGATAATGATTAGTGGATTTTGCAACGCGGGGCTAACAAGTGAAGCAGAAAACTTGCTTAGGGAAATGAAAAGGAAATGTTGTTCTCCAAATGGTCGCACGTGCAACACAATTATTCGTGGGTTTATCAATAACAGCAAAACATCAAGGGCAATGAGACTTATTAAAGAAATGGTGGAAAGGGGTTTTTCTGCAGATGCATGGACTACAGAATTGATAGTTGAAACATATCCCACTTTGTTGGCATTGATAGAAAGAGCAATGTGAAGTTCATTTGTATTTTTGATAGCCGAAACAGATCCTTATGACCATCACAATGCAGTTTGGAACTGTTGCACTTTTGACAACTTTCGGTGGTTCCTTCCCTCGAATGCTACATTGGAGCAAGTTCTTCCACTGATAAGTCCAGTTCAGGTAGCCATTCGTTCATGCTCCGCTAGTGATGTATGATATGTGTTATTTATTTAATCTATCAAATGACAAAGCAACTTTTATGTTACTCTTTTAAGAGTGGTATCTGTTGGAGAAGCAGAGTATTTGGACTGATATGATCAGATGAAATGCAATACTGGATTTATGGCttggtttaatttctgtttaatTTAGCTCTTATTGTTTGTTTTTGGTAATAAAATATGAATCTGATGGAAGAAGCAATGGAGGAAATGATAGCTATAAGAGGAAGACTCGATCCATTTCTCAAAATTCTGCAGTTCCTCTAACACCCAATTGAAAAGGTCAAGTTTACCAcactaaaactaaagtttaaacaAACTTCAATACAAAATGCCTTATGAGATTAGTAGTACAACCCGAAAAAATAAATggttcatgcaattcaacaaaaagGTTTTGGTGCTTCAACTTTTAAGTCAATATTTTGCATCGttcaaccctttctctttccctttccttttgGACACTTACTCTTCGAAGGTTAAGAGGCCTTTGAACTTGTGAACGAGCTTGAGAAGATGATacttgggaagaccttggaccttatgaaattgaatttgatGGATGAGAAGTCACTGAACCTTGTGAACTAGAAGCTTGAGATGCCTTGAAGCTTGCTGATGTGGTTATGGGTTAAGAGTAAGAGATGCGATACTTGAGTTCAAAATGGCCACCTCTACATAATACAAATACATAAGCAATATAAATTACATTAGTTATTATAAACTTTAAAAAGCCTACAAAAGCAATAAAAcacattgaaaaaacaaaacaaagaaaacctaCAATATAAATTACCTAATAAtggtattaaattaaatatttatttaatttttgtagTACGGTTCAGTCTCGGTGAGGTTTTAGATGGTCAAAACCGAAACAAAATCGTTTTTCATATGATATTGCTATTCACACATCCATTTTTATCTCTACACATCATTGTTGATTTTTGTtaattgatctttttcaatcaATCGATTTGACGATTGAAAATTGAGAGGAGTGTGAACATACCACCTTTTCATATTGCCGTTTAGTTTTAAACCAAAATCGTTTCAAAATCGCAAAAACAGAATTGTCCAATGCGGTTCAATTTAATTTGTGTTTCGGTTTCAGCTTTTAGTTCTAAGTGCCCACCCATTACTCTAAACTGGCAGACGACTAATAGACTCCTTCCATATAATAATCAAGTCATTGAAAAAAACGTTCAATCAAGAACTCAAATCAGAATTCTCTTCAAGTTTTAAATCTCAATATTTCCTCTCTCGCAGCAAATGCATTCGATATAATTGCACTATGTTTTTCTGATGCACTGTGCGACTGTTTGTGTGTGTTGTAGCTCTGAGAAGGCTTGGGGTGAAGGGCGTGGAGATAAGGAAGCCAGAGCAGCTTGAAACCGTGGCCTTCCTTATAATCCCTGGAGGGGAGAGCACCACCATGGCTAAGTTTGCCGAGTACCACAACctggtctctctctctttctctctcagcttctgggtttgttttgatttgttcCTTTGTTTGATATTGGTTTATTTTGTTGACAGTTTCCTGCTCTGCGTGAGTTTGTTAAAATGGGGAAGCCTGTTTGGGGGACCTGTGCAGGTCTTATTTTCTTAGCAAACAAAGCTACAGGTGTTAAGAGTATAGTCTCACACAGCAGCAATGCATCCCAACCTCCACCAGATTAGATTCTTTCACTAGGTTGTTATGCTTGGAATGTTTGTGATTAGTTATATACTTTATGCTGAGCTGGCACATATATTGGGGTAGGATATTTATGTATAAATACCATGTGTATTATTCAATTGATTAATGAGAATCACAATTACatttttcactctctctctacatctctctttctctctctaaatgaATTCCTCTCTCTGAGTTCTTAACTTCAACATGGTATCATCACCATCGTCTAACCGACTCCGATCCGGCGCTTCCCTCTTCTCGCAATTTTCTTgctgttcttgcattttctgaTCTTCCAAACAGATCCCTACTGCTCTGATCTCTTCTTTTTCCCTCTCAATTTAGCCCCTCTTGCTATGTCGACGGCAGCATCCTCTTCGGATTCTCCTTCTCCACCTCCTGCAAAAGCTAATTCTCTTGCAAACCCTAATTCTCCAGAAAATCTTCCTCAGAGTGCCCTCTCCAACCCTCTGATCATGACGCTTGGCACCATTTCCATTGCCAATGTCGCTGGAATGGTTCCGACGAAACTCAATTGTCAGAACTACATTACTTGGCGTAGTTTCTTCCTTCCTGTGCTGAAGCGCTTCAAGCTTATTGGACTCGTCAATGGCGAAGATCTGTGTCCTCCTCCATTTGTTCGCGATCCCTCTGGTACTTGTGTTCCTAATGCATCGTTTGAGACCTGGTGTGAGCGCGATCAAATCTTGATGATCTGGATCAACTCTACTCTTTCTGAAGATCTTCTTCCATTGACGATTGGCATGGAAGACTCTCGCTCTCTGTGGCAATCTCTTGAGCGGCGATTCTCAGGTGCTTCCCGCACACATGTTCACAGTCTTCGTTCGAAGATTCAAACGATTCAGAAAGGTGACTCTTCAATGACCGATTTTCTTAATTCGATCAAAGAAATCTCTGATAAACTTGCTGCTGCTGGTGAACCATTGTCTGAATCTGATCTTGTTGCATATATTTTATCTGGTCTTCCTGATGAGTATGAGTCCTTTGTTGACTCCATTGAGACTCGAAATGAATCTGTGACTGCTGATGAGCTGCATGGCCTCCTCTTGAGCAAAGAAATCTCACTCCAGAAACGCAAAACCAGAGCTTCTTCCTCCTCGACTGCACCATTTCATGCCTATGCTGCTCAATCTTCTACTCCTGTTGGTCATTTCAACAAAGGCAACTCTCGTGGTCGTTTTCATAATCGCAATCGGTATACTCAGAATCGAAATTTTGGGGGAAACAAACCTCACAACTGGCATGCCAATAACTCAGGTGGCATTCTTGGTGCTGGTCCTTCTCGCCAGCCTGCTGgtccatcttcttcctctggtCGCTCAGTTCAATGTCAGTTATGCCTTCAATATGGTCATTGGGCTCCTATGTGTAATCGTCTCTCTCAGTTTGCTCAATCTCAATCTCCTACTGCAATGTCTGCCATGACTTCTCCTGCCTCTCCTAGCTATTGGCTCACTGATAGTGGCGCCTCCCATCATGTCACCCATGATCCCTCTGCACTCAACTCTGCCATTCCCTACTCTGGCACTGATCAGCTGTTTGTTGGTGACGGCAAAGGTCTGTGTATTTCTCATACTGGTTCTGCTCTCATTCGCACCAAACATGCTACCTTTCGTTTAAATGATGTTCTGTTAGTTCCTCAGGCTTCTCATAACTTGTTATTTGTTTACAAGTTTGTATATGATAACTGGTGTTCTCTGACCTTTGATCCGTTCGGGTTCTATGTCAAGGATCTAAGCACTGGGAAGATGCTTTTCCAGGGCCCCAGTGAAGGAGGTTTGTACCCTTTCTACTGGAATGCTTCAAATGGTGTCTCTGGAATTGCAATCTCACCAACTGCTCTGATGATTGCTAAGGCTGATATCCATACTTGGCATCGTCGGCTTGGCCATCCTTCTGGTGGGACTTTACATTCTGTTGTGCATAAGAATCATCTTCCTGTAATTGGTTCTGTTAATAATTTGTCAGTCTGTACTGCTTGTCAACTAGGGAAGTCCTCTAGGCTATCATTTTCCACTTTACGTTGTACTTCCTCTCGGCCACTTCAATTGTTACACACAGATGTATGGGGTCCTTCTCCCACATCTTCATGTACTGGCTACCGGTTCTATCTAATAATAGTGGATGATTTTACCAAATATAGTTGGCTCTATCCTTTACATTTCAAGTCTGATGTCTTCTCCACTCTCAAGACCTTTATTTTAAAACTTCAGACTCTCCTTGATCTCAAAGTGCAAAGTATCAGGTCTGATTCAGGGGGTGAGTTCTTGAATAAGTCACTCCAAAGTTTTTTAAATGAGCAAGGTATTACACAGCAGTTGAGTTGTCCCCACACTCCTGAGCAAAATGGGTGTGCCGAGAGAAAACATCGTCATGTTGTTGAAATGGGCAGAACATTGTTATCTCAAAGTGATTTACCTGCACAGTTTTGGGTTGAAGCTTTTCAGACTGCTGTCTACCTCATTAATCGGTTACCTCCTCAGTCTTCTGTGATCAGTCCTTGGGAACTCTTATTCCATGATTCTCCCAAGTATCATACACTGAAGGCTTTTGGTTGTGCTTGTTATCCATGGTTGCAGCCATATTCAAGAGACAAGCTGGATTTCAAAAGTAAGCAATGTGTGTTTTTGGGTTATAGCCTCAATCACAGTGGATATAGGTGTTGGGATCCTATCTCTAATCGGCTCTACATCTCCAGACATGTGGTGTTTGATGAATCCTTATTTCCTTACAAGTATCTGTCTTCTCAGGCCTCACATCACAGTCCTTGTGTGCCTTCTCCTCTCCACACTCCTATGTCTCTCCATCTGCCTTTGCCAGTGTCTCATCTTGAGCAACAGTCTTCACCTGCAGCTGCTCCAGAAGGCCGCAATGCATCTCCATCCCTATTTTCGACTGCAGCGAATACCACTATACCATCTTCTGATCAGGAGTCCATACATACTCCTCCAGTATCTTCCAGCTCTGCAGAGACTCCACCCTTGCCCCCTCCCCTTCCTGTCAACACTCATACTATGATTACAAGGGCAAAGACAGGTATTCATAAACCCAAGGTGTTCACTGCCACTAAACATCAACTTCCTTCCACTGTTGATTCTCTTACAACTTTACCTCCTACTCCATCAACCTTTCTCCAAGCTTCTAAGTCTTCTCACTAGATGGAGGCTATGCAATCTGAATTTCAAGCATTACAGTCTACTGGCACTTGGGAATTAGTTCCTAATCATTCCACCTACAACATTGTTGGctgcaaatgggtcttcaaagtAAAGCACAAACCTGATGGTACTATTGAAAGGTACAAAGCACGCCTTGTAGCTAAAGGTTTTCATCAACAGGAAGGTTTGGATTTCTCCGAAACCTTTAGTCCTGTCGCCAAACCTACTACCATCCGGATTCTCCTTTCCATTGCGGTTTCCTATGATTGGTTTATCCATCAGTTGGATGTCAGtaatgctttccttcatggaCACTTAAAGGAAGATGTTTATATGGTCCAGCCTCCAGGGTTTGTGGATCCCTCGAAACCTCATCATGTGTGCAAACTTCGGAAATCCCTCTATGGTCTTAAACAGGCCCCTAGAGCTTGGTATGAGGCTTTCTACACTGCTATTCTCTCTCTGGGATTTAGTTCCTCCCACTCTGATACCAGCCTCTTTATTAAACGAGACACTTCCATTACTTATATAttggtttatgttgatgatataatcaTCACTGGCAGTTCAGTCACTGAGTGTCAATCCCTCATATCCCAGCTTCAAACCATGTTTCCTGTCAAGGACCTGGGCGatattcattattttttaggTATTGAAGTCCACAAATCTGACAAGGGCTTGTTACTGCATCAGACTAAGTATGCTTTGGACTTGCTAAAAAAGACAGACATGGTTGGTGCTAAACCTTGTGCCATACCTGTGTCCCCTTCCAAACTGGACCATTCCGGCACTCTTCTCTCTGATCCCACTTCTTATAGGTCCACAGTTGGTGCCTTACAATATCTTACTTGGACAAGGCCTGATTTAGCTTTTGCTGTAAATCAGGTTTGTCAGTATATGCACTATCCCCGAACCATACATTTGCAGGCTGTCAAACGCATTCTGCGATACTTGAAGGGCACTGTGGATTTAGGACTTTGGTTTACTAAGGGTTCTCAGTGTCTCACTGCTTGGTCTGATGCGGATTGGGCAGGTTGCCCTGTGGATCGACGGTCCACTAGTGGTTATTGTGTGTTCCTCGGCTCCAACCTCATCTCCTGGAGTGCTAAGAAACAAGCCACAGTGGCTCGGTCATCAACAGAGGCTGAGTACCGGTCTCTTGCTAATACTGCTGCTGAAATTACATGGGTGTGCAAGATTCTCCATGACATATCCTTCCCTTTGTTACGAACTCCTGTCATCTACTGTGATAACAAAAGTGCCATTGCTCTTGCATTCAATCCAGTTTTTCATGCTCGAACTAAGCATGTTGAAATTGACTATCACTATATTCGGGAGAAGGTTTTACTTGGTCACATTGGTGTTCAACATGTTGCTTCTCTTCTCCAAATTGCAGACATTTTTACCAAGCCTCTAGCTGCTGATCGATTTGctgcccttacttccaagcttTCAGTTCGATCACCTTCcttcagcttgagggggtgtgttAAGAGTATAGTCTCACACAGCAGCAATGCATCCCAACCTCCACCAGATTAGATTCTTTCACTAGGTTGTTATGCTTGGAATGTTTGTGATTAGTTATATACTTTATGCTGAGCTGGCACATATATTGGGGTAGGATATTTATGTATAAATACCATGTGTATTATTCAATTGATTAATGAGAATCACAATTACatttttcactctctctctacatctctctttctctctctaaatgaATTCCTCTCTCTGAGTTCTTAACTTCAACAACAGGCACGTTCATGttccttctttctttcgttGCTGTTATGAATCCTTTAAGTTATTGATATGTTCAATTGTTTTTATAAATGTGATGAGAAGAGTGGCATGATTTTCACTTTTCAGGACAGAAAATAGGAGGACAGGAACTTGTTGGCGGCCTAGATTGCACCGTCCACAGAAACTTCTTTGGCAGTCAGGTAATGCACTCACTTCTCTATTCTCAAGTTCACGTGATTTCGATATTCAATGTGGTAATTGTTTTGCTTTTGGTAAACCAAAAACCTGCAGATTCAGAGCTTTGAGGCTGAACTTGCAGTACCAGAGCTTGCTTCTACGGAATGTGGTCCTCAAGTATTTCGTGGAGTTTTCATTCGTGCTCCCGCTATCCTTGATGTAGGACCAGAAGTTGAAGTTCTGGCTGATTATCCTGTTCCATCTAATAAGGTGGTAGATTCAAATTCTGCGGTTGAAGCTCAAGAGGTTTGTGGTTTTTCTTCTGTCCATAAATTTTTTACTGGTTATACTGTTATGTTTTAATGCAGTTGAAAAGAAGTTTCATTTTAATCATTCGAATAAATGCTGAGGATATTACCTTTCTCTTGTGCAGTAAGTAGTTAAATATCAATTTACCATAGGCTAAACCCCAAAAACTTCCCCCACCAAGACCAAGGTTGTTTTGCCTTGCGAAAGTCACTAATCTTGAGGATGCCCTCAATGTGTTGGACGAAATGTTTCAAACGCGTCCTCTGCCTTCCGTTGTCCTCAATGTGTTGCGAAAGTCACTAATCTTGCAAACCTAACCTAATTATTTTTAGTCTTTGTAAGGATACTTTAATTATTGATGCACTGAACCTCTTTGATTCACGGAGTTTGCAAATAAGGGGGGAGTGGAAAGAATCTACAGGATTGTCGAATGaaatggtgagcaaaaatacctCTCCTAATGTGCTTACTTTCAATATCCTGGTTGACAACCTTTATAAGGAGGGGTTGgtcaaggaagaaaaaaacGTGGTCAAAATGATTACTCGAAGAGATATTGAACCTAATACAGTTACTTATTGTACTCTTAGGCTATTTCCAACCCAACATTATAATTTGTCAAAGTTCTGTACTTTTTTgctaataattttggattttggattttttttattaatctatcttgttttatttttaggaacattttgatgtaaaaaaaaaatcatattctgAATAAAAAGTGTGGAGATATTTTTAGTTGGATGGGtattttgaaggaaattttatttgaacccatataatctctttctacacccaacttactcttttCACCCCGTATTAACTTTAATTAAACcatcaatatctctttaaaccatATTTACTACCTAAATTACCCTCACAAACCTAATTCAACTGGTAGATTTATCTGTACACTcatttagaaataaaaacccaaaatttgcaAAGAGAAGTGCATTTCAAGTTAGGACTACGAAAAAAATGGACAAATGATTAATCCAAACAATATGATCTCCTTGCAATCATATTGCAAAAGAGCTTGTCACACTAGTTTAggggtttttttgtttgttccaAATGGTATGAATCTGAATTCTAAATGccattgtttatttattcttatttttcttcccgcTTTGGTTTAAGTTGAAGTCCTCTCTCTAGTTGTGActagtggcgaagccacgtgagggtGAGGAGTGGCAGCCGCCACTCCCCTCGTTAGAAAACACGACTGGAGCTTTGGTTCAGCCCCTTCTCTCGCCAAAAAACCCGACTAGTTCAGCCCCTCCGAACTGGAGGGGAGAGCTTGGAGGAGGAGACGAGGTGGGGTCGGCGAGAAGAGGTTAGAAAAAAAGACGAGAGTGGGGATGTAGGACGACAGAGGTTGGAGGAGGTAAGGGTTGGTCAGCCATGTCTGGTGGGGtttatgagaggaagaagaatgTTGTTTGGTTATTAGGTTATGGGAGCAAGTAGGATGTTTGGTTATCAAAATAGTAGGAGCTTGGAGCAATCAAATAGACAAGTGTAACATTTCTATTAAGCTATATAATGGTCAATAAAAATGGTTTATTGACATATCAGTAGGCAAGAATTATCCATTTGGTTATTAGGATAGCAAGAATTTAGGTGTGAGTTTTAAAGACAGGTGTTGGACAATTATTGAGCCACCTAAGTCAGTAAAAATTGGGTACTGACACCTTACCCCAGTATTATCATGTTGACTGTTTGTGTACCTTTTTTTCTCTGTTAAAATACTATGATGAGTTTGCTGACCACCACTTCTCTTTCAGTCTTTATCTTTCTGCCCCACTTGTTTGTTTACCCATCccccccttttttcttttctgaaccCACTTTTTTTGTGGGTTATTAAcccatttctctctttttttttcttttttttttaaattcttgtatgtatttttattttatcttttaagACTCCCACTGTGTTTATCTTAAATTCtcacattatttataaaatattgtattactttttaaaaacaatgtaaatattgtttaatgcttaTTTTATGATAATTTAAATCCATCTAGGCTCGTACCTAGATCTCACCTAGGCACCTAGCTGCTAGATTCCAGTCCACTGTTTGATTAGCGCCTAACATTTTTTAGGATTTAATCCTAGCCAATTtaagcttcttacattggcTTTGATATTATTGCTTACAACTGCTTTGGTGGAGAGACTATTTTCTAGTATGAATATTGATTCAAAACTTTGCACTATCTAATGTGAAAACAACTGCTTCAATTGAACATTACACTCTTTTGAATTTTGCCCCGGCAAATCCTGACATCGCCACTGGTTGTGACTATCTATCAATTAAGTGCAGGATTTAACCGACTATTTTTAGGGATGAATATTTATCTTTAGGATGTATTTTGTTGGATGAAATTTCATATCTTTTAGTTTGATTTACCGCATGCATGCATGGATGAAAATAAAGGTAGGATGATATATGTTTGTGATGGTCAGTTGGatcaaagagataattattCTCTTCAAAGCTCCAACTATCCCAAGATTTCCAAGCCCTCGACAATTTCAACTTAAACGATTCATGGTCGTTCTGCTTGATATGTCATAGGAAATGTACTAGTACAAGTCCATGAGGAGACAAGGGAACGAGCCATAGAATCCTCTTCTGCATGtcatttgatttgtttgaccTCAACACTATGGCATCTCCTCTGGACTATCTCAGCACTATGGCATCTCCCATTGCTGTTGTTGTTGATTTGTTTGTGCTTTGGTGTttgtttgggtttattgataaattttagttgTATTGTTAAATTTATCTTGTATTTGATGGTAATTATGTACTagggtaaaaaagaaaattaacatttaaagtttaagttgggtgtaaaaagaggttatatgagttcaaataaaatttcctccAAGGAGTTTTggtgttggattctttttggATCAATTAATTATGATCTCCTTTTTATCgaaaaaatgattaaattagATTTGAGaagttggatttaaaaaaataatcatacaATGGTAAAAAAATCTAGGCACACAATAAAAACCTGCTGGAGTGGAATGTAGTTGAGCGCGACACACTGGATCAGAACCCAGGAACGCACTCCATCCATTGGCTCCTAAACGGTGCACAATAAAAACCTGTCGTAGAAAGGCTGCTTGCTTTGCGCTCGCCCGCAAACAATCTCTCCACGCTGCTGCATCCAATGCAGGTGCTGCAAGCTGGGGCTCGGCCCTCGGCCCAATTCCTTCCCTCATCCATCCGGGGCGGGGGGATAGCAGACCTAAATTCCCACCCCCAAACCTAAGGTCCCATTTTCTCACCCCAAAAATACATTCCGCAGAGATGTTTTTCAACCCCTTGGAGAAAGCCTTATGTATGGTTACTGTTTGGTAATCGTTGCTCAGTCGGCCCGATC
This window of the Malus domestica chromosome 03, GDT2T_hap1 genome carries:
- the LOC114824161 gene encoding pentatricopeptide repeat-containing protein At1g12620-like; amino-acid sequence: MSGGVYGRKKIVVWLSGKNYPFGYQDNKNLGVSFKDRLSLHVAASNARSPPLSSLHVQESASLGDSLTYGYCLIIVAQSARSEEDDAVGNNCCLLRQPQTQSQRGNDPKSKECGRNDDSKNIEPDTVTYRTLMDGYCLLGEMGQAKKVFELMLSKGSMIDVRSYNILINGYCKHKMIDDARMFFLEMSCRGVVPNTITYNTLMDGFCKMGRTQDAETLFSQMQACGQLPNVRTYNILLDGLFENQQFPKAVQLLSEMEGKKLNIDIITYGILIEGLCKDGKVEYAWEVFRSSSSKGFQHNARTYTIMISGFCNAGLTSEAENLLREMKRKCCSPNGRTCNTIIRGFINNSKTSRAMRLIKEMVERGFSADAWTTELIVETYPTLLALIERAM
- the LOC114823932 gene encoding probable pyridoxal 5'-phosphate synthase subunit PDX2 produces the protein MAKFAEYHNLFPALREFVKMGKPVWGTCAGLIFLANKATGQKIGGQELVGGLDCTVHRNFFGSQIQSFEAELAVPELASTECGPQVFRGVFIRAPAILDVGPEVEVLADYPVPSNKVVDSNSAVEAQEVCGFSSVHKFFTGYTVMF